One segment of Arthrobacter sp. MMS18-M83 DNA contains the following:
- a CDS encoding TetR/AcrR family transcriptional regulator yields the protein MSLIPIRPELPLGASPERSDAARNRERLLQAARELVAEHGVDAITMDMLACRADVGKGTVFRRFGSRAGLMMTLLSDAESDFQRKFIFGPPPLGPGAPPLERLIAFGEARIKYVEEYGELARAAAEHSPQNRHDAPPVVLWHRHLEMLLREAGLDRDPWLLALSLGAALDPERVLHSLRMHSVAPERLAASWRELVTRLLKDA from the coding sequence GTGAGCCTCATTCCCATCCGGCCCGAGTTGCCTTTAGGGGCATCTCCGGAGCGTAGCGACGCCGCGCGCAACCGCGAACGGCTCCTGCAGGCTGCCAGGGAACTCGTGGCGGAACACGGAGTGGACGCCATCACGATGGACATGCTCGCCTGCCGGGCCGACGTCGGGAAAGGGACGGTTTTCCGTCGCTTTGGCAGCAGGGCAGGGCTCATGATGACCCTCCTGAGTGACGCCGAATCGGACTTCCAACGCAAGTTCATCTTCGGTCCGCCGCCTCTTGGCCCGGGCGCGCCTCCACTTGAACGCCTCATTGCCTTCGGCGAAGCGCGCATCAAGTATGTCGAGGAGTACGGCGAACTGGCCCGTGCCGCGGCCGAGCATTCCCCGCAAAACCGGCATGACGCCCCACCGGTCGTGTTGTGGCACCGGCACCTTGAAATGCTGTTGCGGGAAGCGGGCCTGGACCGCGATCCTTGGCTTCTGGCTCTTTCCCTCGGCGCCGCCCTGGATCCCGAGCGCGTGCTGCATTCCCTGCGGATGCACAGCGTCGCGCCTGAGCGACTGGCGGCCTCGTGGCGCGAGCTCGTCACCCGCCTGCTGAAAGACGCCTGA
- a CDS encoding Gfo/Idh/MocA family protein, whose translation MTRTPIRTAVVGYGLSGSVFHAPFIAANPSYSLEVIATSDAGRKAKAQERYPGTKLVDGPGDVLSLAGELDLVVLGTPPATHHPLAKAALEAGLDVVVDKPFAVTSAQGQDLIELAARLGRVLTVYQNRRWDGDALTVKKLLDAGTLGEVMRCEASMERWAPEISKAWKASATADDGGGLLFDLGTHLLDLAVQMFGPAEVIHAEILARRPQEKADDDVFLVLKHLSGVISHVAMNVNSQLHAPRFRILGSKGGFVKYGIDPQEPFILAGGLPTDGGYGVDDPQYYGTLEIDGVRTTVPTERGAYQEFYRILAAKIDDGGAASGLLLPVDPAGPVEVLKLIEQARALA comes from the coding sequence ATGACCCGCACACCGATCCGCACCGCCGTCGTCGGCTATGGCCTTTCCGGCAGCGTCTTTCACGCGCCGTTCATCGCTGCCAACCCCTCGTATTCCTTGGAGGTGATCGCAACTTCGGACGCGGGCCGCAAGGCCAAAGCGCAAGAACGATACCCGGGCACCAAGCTCGTTGACGGGCCGGGCGACGTACTCTCGCTTGCCGGAGAGTTGGACCTCGTAGTGCTCGGCACGCCGCCGGCTACGCACCACCCGCTCGCGAAGGCGGCGCTGGAAGCCGGACTCGACGTCGTCGTGGACAAACCATTCGCCGTGACCAGCGCGCAGGGACAGGACCTGATCGAACTGGCCGCGAGGCTGGGCCGCGTGCTCACGGTCTACCAAAACCGCCGCTGGGACGGCGACGCGCTGACCGTGAAGAAGCTGCTCGATGCCGGGACACTGGGTGAAGTAATGCGCTGCGAGGCGTCGATGGAGCGTTGGGCGCCCGAAATCAGCAAGGCGTGGAAGGCAAGCGCAACAGCCGACGACGGCGGCGGGCTGCTTTTCGATCTTGGCACCCATTTGCTGGACCTCGCTGTGCAGATGTTCGGTCCTGCGGAGGTCATCCACGCCGAAATCCTGGCGCGCCGGCCGCAAGAAAAGGCAGATGACGACGTCTTCCTGGTCCTGAAGCACCTGTCCGGCGTGATCAGCCACGTTGCCATGAACGTCAACAGCCAGCTCCACGCTCCACGCTTCCGCATTTTGGGCAGCAAGGGCGGCTTCGTGAAGTACGGAATCGATCCCCAGGAGCCGTTCATCCTTGCAGGCGGGTTACCCACGGATGGCGGCTACGGCGTCGACGATCCGCAGTACTACGGCACGCTGGAAATCGATGGCGTGCGGACCACGGTTCCCACGGAACGCGGCGCCTACCAGGAGTTCTACCGGATCCTGGCGGCGAAGATCGACGACGGCGGTGCCGCCTCCGGCTTGCTGCTCCCGGTGGATCCGGCCGGCCCAGTCGAGGTACTCAAGCTGATTGAGCAGGCCAGGGCGCTCGCCTGA
- a CDS encoding isocitrate lyase/PEP mutase family protein codes for MMMHPELESKALLFHELHAVPQAPLVLVNAWDAASARMVEEAGATAVATSSSAISWSLGYQDGDHLPRQLAMEVLSRIAKATRLPVTADIETGYGRTDEEFRTTVRAVLDAGAVGINIEDSAEQPLSDIAEQSRRIALLRQAADDAGVGLFINARTDTYWSGKFPDTAYEETLRRADAYQQAGADGIFVPGLADLHILHELSRRISVPLNALAGLGSPSPGELHDAGVRRISIGGGTARAAYATVSRLAMEVLGDGNWSGLARTLSYADMDALFGGR; via the coding sequence ATGATGATGCATCCCGAACTCGAATCCAAGGCCCTCCTCTTCCACGAGCTACACGCCGTGCCACAGGCGCCCTTGGTTCTGGTGAATGCGTGGGATGCCGCATCGGCGCGGATGGTCGAGGAAGCAGGTGCGACGGCGGTGGCCACGTCCAGCTCGGCAATCTCGTGGAGCTTGGGGTACCAGGACGGGGACCACCTGCCGCGGCAGCTCGCGATGGAGGTGCTGTCGCGGATTGCAAAGGCCACGCGCTTACCGGTGACCGCCGACATCGAGACGGGTTACGGACGCACTGATGAAGAGTTCCGGACCACGGTCCGAGCGGTGCTGGACGCAGGCGCCGTCGGGATCAATATCGAGGATTCAGCGGAACAGCCCCTCAGCGACATTGCGGAACAGTCCAGGCGGATCGCCCTGCTCAGGCAGGCAGCCGATGACGCCGGCGTCGGGCTTTTCATCAATGCGCGCACCGACACCTATTGGTCTGGAAAGTTTCCGGACACCGCATATGAGGAAACGCTTCGACGGGCGGACGCGTACCAGCAGGCCGGGGCGGACGGAATATTCGTACCGGGGTTGGCGGATCTCCATATTCTTCACGAACTTTCCCGACGGATCAGCGTGCCGCTGAATGCGCTGGCCGGCCTGGGTTCGCCGTCGCCCGGAGAATTGCACGACGCCGGAGTGCGGCGGATCAGCATCGGCGGCGGCACTGCCAGGGCCGCTTACGCGACGGTCTCCCGGCTCGCCATGGAAGTTCTTGGCGACGGCAACTGGTCCGGCCTCGCCAGAACCTTGAGCTACGCAGACATGGACGCGCTCTTCGGCGGGAGGTAG
- a CDS encoding NAD(P)H-dependent oxidoreductase gives MSKNTVLALVGSLRADSHNRKLAEAIQLNAPENVDVQIHGSLGNIPFYNEDIDVEGQVPAEAAALRAAAAQADAILLVTPEHNGTMPASLKNAIDWLSRPFGAGALAGKPTAVVGTAFGQFGGVWAQDEARKAAGIAGAKVLEDVKLAVPGSMIRFAELHPKDDAEVVEQIKGIFEPLTAVQEEAAA, from the coding sequence ATGTCCAAGAACACCGTTCTCGCCCTTGTTGGCAGCCTCCGCGCCGATTCCCACAACCGCAAGCTCGCCGAAGCCATCCAGCTCAACGCCCCGGAAAACGTTGACGTGCAGATCCACGGCTCCCTCGGCAACATCCCGTTCTACAACGAAGACATCGACGTCGAAGGCCAGGTCCCGGCCGAAGCCGCAGCCCTCCGCGCTGCCGCCGCCCAAGCCGACGCCATCCTGCTGGTCACCCCGGAGCACAACGGCACCATGCCGGCGTCCCTCAAGAACGCCATTGACTGGCTGTCCCGTCCGTTCGGCGCCGGTGCGCTGGCAGGCAAGCCGACCGCCGTCGTCGGTACCGCTTTTGGCCAGTTCGGTGGAGTCTGGGCACAGGACGAGGCCCGCAAGGCCGCTGGCATCGCCGGAGCCAAGGTTCTCGAAGACGTCAAGCTTGCCGTTCCGGGCTCCATGATCCGCTTCGCCGAACTGCACCCGAAGGACGACGCTGAGGTTGTTGAGCAGATCAAGGGCATCTTCGAGCCCCTGACGGCCGTCCAGGAAGAAGCCGCAGCCTAG
- a CDS encoding GerMN domain-containing protein: MRVRRGVECTTTAIAALCLPLALCLAGCASPGGGPPASSPSASQGYVPATQAPVAGPVPTPRPAPPPSLNGPPVAPLATSGPATGTPRPSATQSQNPGTAKTPNPAASPPSASPTVSGSPSPQAPAPFPAAVDSTGTAVYFVAIGDGGSRGVRFGCDDSLVAVRFSAPAGGDPLAAAMGQLLAPDDTATRAGLYNALSGSALRYVSGYLDGSTAVVNLSGSLRPGGVCDHPRIETQLTQTAVAATGASQAAIYIDGRPLSEVLRLR; this comes from the coding sequence ATGCGGGTCAGGCGCGGCGTGGAATGCACGACGACGGCGATCGCCGCACTGTGCCTGCCGCTCGCGCTCTGCCTGGCTGGCTGCGCTTCCCCCGGCGGCGGCCCTCCGGCCAGTTCGCCCTCCGCTTCGCAGGGCTACGTTCCGGCGACTCAGGCGCCCGTGGCCGGGCCGGTTCCGACGCCCCGTCCTGCGCCTCCTCCGTCCCTCAACGGGCCTCCCGTGGCTCCGCTAGCCACGTCCGGCCCAGCAACCGGCACCCCCAGACCATCGGCGACGCAAAGCCAGAACCCAGGAACCGCAAAGACACCCAACCCGGCCGCTTCGCCCCCAAGCGCGTCTCCTACGGTGTCAGGAAGCCCGAGTCCGCAGGCCCCGGCGCCCTTCCCAGCCGCCGTCGATTCGACTGGGACCGCCGTGTATTTCGTGGCAATCGGCGACGGCGGCAGCCGCGGCGTGCGGTTCGGCTGCGATGACAGCCTGGTGGCTGTGCGATTCAGTGCCCCTGCAGGCGGCGACCCGCTCGCTGCGGCAATGGGGCAATTGCTGGCGCCTGATGACACCGCAACCCGGGCAGGCCTGTACAACGCACTCTCGGGTTCCGCGCTGCGCTATGTTTCGGGCTACCTCGACGGATCCACCGCCGTCGTGAACCTGAGCGGCTCCCTCCGTCCCGGGGGCGTGTGCGACCATCCGCGGATCGAAACCCAGCTGACGCAGACCGCAGTGGCGGCTACGGGAGCATCCCAGGCCGCGATCTATATTGACGGGCGCCCCCTGTCGGAAGTCCTGCGCTTGCGCTGA
- a CDS encoding aminotransferase-like domain-containing protein, with protein sequence MTHETLDIGPELPAEAIDAIERAATAAHRHEELFSERAANIKQSAVRDVFDISMRPGLVSLAGGNPYLQSLPLEKLGQTAARIIAEEGMTALQYGGGQGTEELRTQICEIMAAEGITDARPENVVITAGSQSAQDVATKVFCNPGDVVLVENPTYVGALNTFEAYQVQVETVDMDGHGLVPELLEAKIAELQAKGKNIKFLYTIPNFNNPSGITLAPGRRQRIVDICRNSNILVLEDNPYGLLRFDGHPLAPMRAANAHDVIYMGSFSKIFAPGLRIGWALVPEHLQRRFYLASEAVTLCPPTLNQMIISAYLRDYDWRGQIETYRALYEERCNALLVALEEHMPSGLSWTRPEGGFFVWVTLPEGVDTYPLLKKAIEAGVVFIPGAAFTHSDEPSNKLRLAFSAVPPESIAEGVRRLAPVLRGAIDTINKGVTS encoded by the coding sequence GTGACCCACGAAACATTGGATATCGGGCCGGAGTTGCCCGCTGAAGCAATTGACGCAATCGAGCGAGCAGCAACTGCCGCCCACCGCCACGAGGAACTCTTCTCGGAGCGCGCCGCCAACATCAAGCAGTCCGCCGTGCGTGACGTCTTCGACATTTCAATGCGCCCGGGACTCGTCTCCCTCGCTGGCGGAAACCCCTACCTGCAGTCCCTCCCCCTCGAGAAACTTGGCCAGACGGCTGCGCGCATCATCGCCGAAGAAGGCATGACGGCATTGCAGTACGGCGGCGGGCAGGGCACCGAGGAACTTCGTACCCAGATCTGCGAAATCATGGCCGCAGAAGGAATCACCGACGCCCGGCCGGAAAACGTCGTGATCACCGCAGGTTCACAATCAGCCCAGGACGTTGCCACCAAGGTCTTCTGCAATCCGGGCGACGTCGTGCTCGTGGAAAACCCCACCTATGTGGGCGCCCTGAACACCTTCGAGGCCTACCAGGTCCAGGTTGAGACGGTGGACATGGACGGCCACGGCCTGGTCCCGGAGTTGCTCGAAGCCAAGATCGCGGAGCTTCAGGCTAAGGGCAAGAACATCAAGTTCCTCTATACGATCCCCAACTTCAACAATCCTTCCGGCATCACCCTTGCCCCCGGGCGCCGTCAGCGGATCGTAGATATATGCCGTAATTCGAATATCTTGGTCCTCGAGGACAACCCGTACGGTCTTTTGCGTTTCGACGGCCACCCGTTGGCGCCGATGCGGGCAGCGAATGCGCATGACGTCATCTATATGGGGTCATTCTCCAAGATCTTCGCCCCGGGACTCCGGATCGGTTGGGCGCTTGTTCCCGAGCATTTGCAGCGGCGCTTCTACCTGGCGTCGGAAGCCGTGACGTTGTGCCCTCCCACCCTGAATCAGATGATCATCTCGGCATATCTTCGGGATTACGACTGGCGCGGGCAGATTGAGACTTACCGGGCCCTGTACGAGGAACGCTGCAATGCCCTGCTCGTAGCCTTGGAAGAGCACATGCCTTCCGGCCTCAGCTGGACCAGGCCCGAGGGCGGTTTCTTTGTCTGGGTGACCTTGCCCGAAGGTGTGGACACGTACCCACTACTCAAGAAGGCGATCGAGGCAGGGGTCGTGTTCATCCCCGGCGCGGCGTTTACGCACTCGGACGAACCGTCCAACAAACTGAGATTGGCCTTCAGCGCAGTGCCACCTGAGTCGATTGCCGAAGGCGTCCGCCGTTTGGCACCGGTACTGCGCGGAGCGATCGACACCATCAACAAAGGAGTTACATCATGA
- a CDS encoding DUF1801 domain-containing protein: MADYNRHPEVDAYLEALPDWQRAICEQLRDLIHEAEPEIVETIKRRTQPYFVLDGNVCALLAAKDHVNLFLYDGAIVPDPDNIITSGHANKTARTITFHQHDVIPSTPLVTMLRQIAANNRAGGWRKIKGAG, from the coding sequence ATGGCCGACTACAACCGCCACCCCGAAGTCGACGCCTACCTCGAGGCCCTCCCCGACTGGCAACGCGCCATCTGCGAGCAACTGCGCGACCTCATCCACGAGGCCGAACCCGAAATCGTCGAAACGATCAAGCGCCGCACGCAGCCTTACTTCGTTCTCGACGGGAACGTCTGCGCGCTGCTCGCGGCCAAGGACCACGTCAATCTGTTCCTCTACGACGGCGCCATTGTTCCCGATCCGGACAACATCATCACCTCCGGGCACGCCAACAAGACCGCCCGTACGATCACCTTCCACCAGCACGACGTGATCCCGAGTACCCCGCTCGTCACCATGCTGAGGCAGATCGCGGCCAACAACCGCGCAGGCGGCTGGCGAAAGATCAAAGGAGCGGGTTAG
- a CDS encoding universal stress protein: MSGIVVVGVDGSETAMRAAEAARDLAVALGASLRVVTAFDSDRTEVFESGSDRWIVSDADDAEKVARGVAGKLNSEQLEISYTAARGKPGEALIREAERVGARLIVVGNRRMQGLARVLGSVANTVAHNAPCDVYIAKTDEP; the protein is encoded by the coding sequence ATGAGCGGAATCGTAGTGGTCGGAGTAGACGGCAGTGAGACCGCGATGAGGGCGGCCGAGGCAGCCAGGGACCTCGCGGTCGCTTTGGGAGCCAGCCTTCGCGTCGTGACAGCATTCGACAGCGACCGCACCGAGGTCTTTGAAAGCGGCAGCGACCGATGGATCGTCTCGGATGCCGACGACGCCGAGAAGGTCGCCCGCGGAGTTGCCGGCAAGCTCAACAGCGAGCAACTTGAAATCAGCTACACAGCAGCACGCGGCAAGCCCGGAGAAGCCTTGATCCGCGAAGCCGAACGCGTCGGGGCGCGCTTGATCGTCGTCGGCAACCGTCGCATGCAAGGACTGGCACGCGTTCTCGGCAGCGTCGCCAACACCGTGGCCCACAATGCTCCGTGCGACGTCTACATCGCCAAGACGGACGAACCCTAA